TGGTACCTGCCGGGACCCCTGGCAGGCCTGGTGTTTAACGTCAATTATACTCACATATTCTCCAAGGCAACTTATCCTTTCCTGCTGCAGGTAAAGTCGGGGCGTTTCATTACCTATACTGATACCTCATATACAGAACGCCTTCTGGATCAGCCTAATGATATAGTAAATATGTCGCTCGGGTTCGACTATGGCGGGTTTTCTGCCCGTATATCAATGCTTTACCAGACACACGTCTTTACAGCCGGGCATCTGTTCCCGCAGCTGAGAACCAACACGGCTGCCTACCGCAGATGGGATCTGGCCGTAAAGCAGGACCTCCCCTGGTTCAATCTCCAGATATATGGCGACCTTAATAACATTAACGGGGCAAAAGACGTCAGTGAAATTCAGGGCGGTGCCGGTGTCCCAAGATCTCTCCAGGACTACGGCATGACGGCTGACCTGGGCTTACGGTTCAGGTTCTAGTTCCTAGGCTCAGTTTTAGTTCTTAGGTTCAGGTTCTTAATTGTTTTCTGTTTGTTCTTTGTCTTTATGTTCAGTCATTTATTGTTTTTTTCTGTCTTTCTGTTCCGTTCCGGTAGTGTGTTAGAATGGTACTTAGAAAATGAATTCATGTTCTTAATAACATAAACCTCAAAACAAGAAGGGGGTACTTTATGAAAGCTATAATGGCTACTTTGTTCTTGGTTTCTGTGATATTACTGTCCGGTCTTTCGAGCGTGAGCTATGCTCAGAATGATACTCTTGTTGTATATGCCAATTCGGATAAAACTCTGGATCAGATAATCAGTGCTGATGTTTCAACAGGTGGTGCACAGGCCCACAAGGTATATAAGCTTGTTTCCACCGATACTACCTACTTGTTTGCGGCTGCAATTACGGCAACCTCAAATATTTCGATTGTCGGCAAGCTTGGATTAAACGGAAGGCCAGCCACCATCCAGCCCGATGTTCTTCCCGATGCCAGCGTTCCCGGAACTTTTCTTATTCTGAATAAGAACGGAATTAAAGCTCTCCTGAAAAACCTTTATATTACCGGCCAGTCAATTGCCGGTTCAGTTAATTCTCCCAATGCAATTGGTATTATTGTAAAAAGCGACAGCTGCCGCCTTGAGGTGGACAACTGTGTCTTTGAGCAGTGGGACCAGTATGCGCTTAATTACCAGGGAAATATGGACAAGCTATTCGTCTATAATACCAAATTCAGGAACATGGTTAACAGCGCCGGCCAGTGGTATGTTGGAGAAGCGGTCCGCAATTCCGGCGGCAATGCAACCGATTCACTCGTAATGAGAAATAACACGTTCTTCTGCGTTAACGCATACGCGGCAGCCCCGGTAACAGGGAAAATATTAAAATACTTTGAATTTATACATAACGACGTAGTCTGGATGTTTAAGAACCCGTTCTTCGCCTTTAACGTAACAAATGCCAAAATTAATGATAATCTTTTCTATGCTGCATGGGCCGGCGGAATCAGCAAAACGGAATACCCGTGGTGGGACCAGCTGCGCTCTCCTGAAAAAGGTTCATTAATTGATTTCGATACACTGAACGTGGCAATTGCCAAGATATTCGACCCTCAGGATTCTACAAATGCAAATGTCAGAATGCTGGCTGAAGCAAAAAGAACGGTTGAGGTCAAGAATAATACGTATTTCTGGCCGCAACGAGTTATTGACTATATAAAGGCATGGAACGATACTGCTCATGTGGACTCGGTTATTACGGCAACCTGGATGAACCAGAGAACTACAAATATGTTTGCTGATTCTACAACGTGGCCCGGATTTGTTGAGGCAAATAATCAGAACGTTGACCCCGGATTTGGACCTTCAATTGACTCCGTAATGGACAATAAGCCGGAGTTCGGCGTCGGATTCCTGGAATATTTCAAGGCCGTAAGAACTGCAAAAATATCAACTGAGGTCTGGGGTTATCACCTCCAGCACGTTATGCAGGGTGTTAACTGGATTCCTCAGTGGCCGCTGCCCGAAGCTAAGGACCTGAAATATACCAATGCTACACTTCTTACTGCATCTACTGACGGAAAGCCGATTGGCGATCTGAACTGGTTCAATATGGCTATAAGCGGTGTGAAAAATTATTCTTCAGTTGTTCCAAAACACTTTACACTATATGAAGCTTATCCGAATCCTTTTAACCCTTCGACCAATATCAAGTTCGACCTGCCCCAAAGCGGAAATGTTACTCTTAAAATTTATGACATACAGGGCAGACTGGTTACAACGATTCTGAATAATGAATTTAAGATAAGCGGAACATACGAGTACAAAGTTGATTTGAACAGAATGGCCTCCGGCATTTACCTCTATACACTGCAGCAGAACGGCCAAATGCTGACAAAGAAAATGGCTTTATTAAAGTAATTTAGATCATAACACTCCTTTATGGGCTGCTTTCTTGTGAAAGCAGCCCATTCTTTGCTGAAGTTTAACTGGCCTGGCGTGTTGCATAGTAATAATTTTTACGGGTAATCAGATGAATAATTTTACAGGAAAAAAACTTAGTCCTGCATTCTGGGTCCCTACACTTTATTTTGCCGAGGGACTTCCCTTTGTTGCGGTTGCAACGGTATCCGTGCTGATGTACAAGGATATGGGCCTTTCTGATTCTCAGATTGCTTTCTTTACAACGCTTATTGCGTGGCCCTGGACATTGAAACCGTTCTGGGGACCTTTGCTCGAGATGTTCAAGACAAAAAAGTATTTTGTTGTTGCCACGCAGTTCATAGGCGGTGTCGCATTTGGGCTCCTTGCCCTTACGCTGCCTTTATCCGGGTTCTTCAAGTATTCACTCGTCCTTTTTGCAATCATTGCTTTTAACTCGGCTACACACGACATTGCTGCCGACGGGCTTTATATAAATGTGCTTTCAGAAAAGCTGCAGTCCAAGTTTATTGGCTGGCAGGGGGCATTTTATAATATAGCCAAGGTATTCTCTCAGGGGGCACTGGTCTATATCGCAGGCAGGCTTGAAGTGAGCGCGGGAGTCACACAGGCATGGATGATTGTAATGGGCATCTTCGGACTTGTATTGTTAGGACTGAGCCTGTATCATATGAAAATGCTGCCAGCAGGTAACAAGGCGGCCAGGGTTCAGAACTTAAATGAAGCTTTTTCAACTTTCTGGGATGTGGTCAAAACATTCTTTAAGAAGAAAAATATCTGGTGGGCAATTGCATTTATAGTTTTCTACAGGTTTGCCGAAGGTCAGGCAGTAAAGATTGTACCGCTTTTCCTGCGCTCAGCGCGCACGCAAGGAGGCCTGGGACTTAGCACTTCCGAAATAGGAATAATCTACGGCGTATTCGGTGCTGCGGCATTTGTGCTCGGTTCAATTCTGGCAGGTTACTTTACTGCGAAGCGCGGACTGAAAAAATCTTTGTTCATTCTGGCGTGCTTCTTTAATATTCCGTTTGCGGTATATGCATTTCTGGCCATCACAACTCCCACGGACTTTGCCATTATCAGCCTTGCCGTTGTCTTTGAGTATTTCGGCTACGGGTTTGGATTTGTTGGGCTTATTCTTTTTATGATGCAGCAGATTGCACCCGGCAAATATAAAATGGCGCATTATGCTTTTGCTACGGCTCTGATGAATCTGGGCTTTATGATCCCTTCAATGATAAGTGGACTTTTATCTGACTTTCTGGGTTACAAAAATTTCTTTATATGGGTTATTATTGCCACTATCCCATCGTTTCTGGTTACCTGGCTTGTACCGTTTACAGAACACATCGATGAAAAGGCGGAGAAGGAAGAAATGAAGGCTAGTATTAACGAATAAATTAATATCACAGACTGAATATATTTCAGGAGATTTTCAGATGAATTACGGCTATTTTGATGACTTGAACAGGGAGTATGTAATAGAGCGCCCTGACGTTCCCGTTTCCTGGACGAACTACCTTGGAGTGGAGGATTTCTGCACGGTTATTTCGCACAATGCCGGCGGTTACTCTTTTTATAAATCACCCGAGCACCACAGGATTACGCGTTTCCGGCAGAACGGGATACCTCTGGACCGCCCCGGCCATTACGTCTATATTCGCGATGATGAAACAGGCGAGTACTGGTCAGTCTCCTGGCAGCCCGTGGGAAAAGACCTCTCAAAGGCAAAATATACAACGAGACACGGGCTTAGTTACTCCAGGTTTCAGTCGGATTATAACGGTATTGAATCTGAACAGCTCCTCTTTGTACCGCTTGGAGATGATGTGGAACTGTGGGATGTTAAAATAAAAAATAATGGAAATAATAGTAGAAAGCTGAGCGTTTTTACTTACCTTGAGTTCTCTTTTCACCATATTGAAATTGACAACCAGAACCTGCAGATGAGCCTTTATGCAAGCGGCTCAAATTATAAGGACGGCATCATTGAATACGATTTCTTCTATGAGCCGTGGACTTATCATTTCTTTGCTTCAAACTTTGATCCCGACGGCTTTGATGCCGTGCGCGACATTTTTATCGGGGACTACCATACGGAAACAAATCCTGCTGCTGTAGAAGAAGGCTTCTTAAGAAACTCCACCGAGCTTGGAAATAACCACTGCGCTTCGCTGCACAAAAAACTTACGCTTGAGCCTGGTGAAGAGACAAGGCTCATATTTATGCTTGGCGTTGGCTCAAGAGAAGAAAATGGGTATAAAATAAAGGAAAAGTATTCCGATTTTAATAATGTCGATAATGCTTTTCAAAAGTTAAAAGAATACTGGGATGGCAAACTCTCCATCTTCCAGGTCAGTACTCCTCACGCGGGGCTTAACACTATGATAAATATCTGGACGCTCTATCAGGCCGAGGTATGCGTCATTTGGTCGCGCTTTGCTTCATTTGTTGAGGTAGGCGGCCGCACCGGCCTGGGTTACCGCGATACATCGCAGGACGTAATGGGAGTTGTACATACCAACCCGGTAAAGACAAAAGAAAGAATTCTGCAGCTTTTGCGCGGCCATACCTCAATGGGCTATGGGCTTCATCTGTTTGACCCGAATGTCTTTGAGCCTGAGGAGGATAAGCTGCCCGGGGTTAAACTTCCTACCGTTGTACCAACACCAAGCCCGCAGGATATAATCCATGGCATCAAGGATGTATGTTCCGATGATGCCCTCTGGCTGGTGGCCTCAATCTGCGAGTGGATTGTGGAAACGGGTGACCTGGACTTCTTCGACTATGTTGTGCCTTTTGCAGACAAGGGTGAGGCAACGGTATATGAGCACCTCAAAAAGATACTCGACTTTTCTGCAGAGTACACGGGCAAAAACGGCATATGCCAGGGACTTCGTGCCGACTGGAATGACTGCCTTAATTTAGGCGGAGGCGAAAGCGCCATGGTATCATTTATGCATTACTGGGCCATAAATATATTTCTGGTTTCAGCTGAGAAACTGGGGCGTCAGGATGACGTTCAGAAATATACGGAGATGGCCGGGAAAGTTAAGGAAGCTTGCCAAAGGGAACTCTGGGACGGGGAGTGGTATTTAAGAGGATTTACAAAAAAAGGCATCAAAATCGGGACACATAAAACCGGGGAGGGCAAAATATTCCTCAACTCTCAAAGCTGGGCAGTCTATTCGGAAGTAGCAGATGCCGAAAGGGGAATGAAATGCATGGACTCTGTTGATAAATACCTTTCTTCCCAATATGGGCTTCACCTTGTTTGGCCGGCCTACTCAACGCCCGATGATGATATTGGATATATTACAAGAGTCTATAAAGGCATAAAAGAAAACGGCTCCATATTCAGCCACCCGAATCCCTGGGCCGTTATTGCAGAATGCAAACTGGGCCGCGGAAGCCGTGCAATGAAGTTCTATGACGCAATACTCCCTTATAACCAGAATGATATTATTGAGATCCGCCAGGCTGAACCTTACTCATACTGCCAGTTTATTATGGGGCGTGACCACACAGCCTTCGGACGTGCAAGGCACCCGTGGCTTACGGGAACAGCGGGATGGTTCTATACGGCAGTAACAAAATATATCCTCGGCATAAGGCCATCTTACTATGGGCTTGTAATTGACCCGTGCATACCAAAAGACTGGACGGGCTTCGAGGTAAAAAGGAAATGGCGCGGCGCACTTTATAACATAAAAGTCCTGAACCCCGATGGAGTTGAAAAGGGAGTTAAATGCATATCGGTAAATGGAGAGCCCATTGAAGGTCCGGTACCGGTTCAGGCTCCCGGAACAGAAAATGAA
This genomic stretch from Ignavibacteria bacterium harbors:
- a CDS encoding AmpG family muropeptide MFS transporter, which gives rise to MNNFTGKKLSPAFWVPTLYFAEGLPFVAVATVSVLMYKDMGLSDSQIAFFTTLIAWPWTLKPFWGPLLEMFKTKKYFVVATQFIGGVAFGLLALTLPLSGFFKYSLVLFAIIAFNSATHDIAADGLYINVLSEKLQSKFIGWQGAFYNIAKVFSQGALVYIAGRLEVSAGVTQAWMIVMGIFGLVLLGLSLYHMKMLPAGNKAARVQNLNEAFSTFWDVVKTFFKKKNIWWAIAFIVFYRFAEGQAVKIVPLFLRSARTQGGLGLSTSEIGIIYGVFGAAAFVLGSILAGYFTAKRGLKKSLFILACFFNIPFAVYAFLAITTPTDFAIISLAVVFEYFGYGFGFVGLILFMMQQIAPGKYKMAHYAFATALMNLGFMIPSMISGLLSDFLGYKNFFIWVIIATIPSFLVTWLVPFTEHIDEKAEKEEMKASINE
- a CDS encoding T9SS type A sorting domain-containing protein, which codes for MKAIMATLFLVSVILLSGLSSVSYAQNDTLVVYANSDKTLDQIISADVSTGGAQAHKVYKLVSTDTTYLFAAAITATSNISIVGKLGLNGRPATIQPDVLPDASVPGTFLILNKNGIKALLKNLYITGQSIAGSVNSPNAIGIIVKSDSCRLEVDNCVFEQWDQYALNYQGNMDKLFVYNTKFRNMVNSAGQWYVGEAVRNSGGNATDSLVMRNNTFFCVNAYAAAPVTGKILKYFEFIHNDVVWMFKNPFFAFNVTNAKINDNLFYAAWAGGISKTEYPWWDQLRSPEKGSLIDFDTLNVAIAKIFDPQDSTNANVRMLAEAKRTVEVKNNTYFWPQRVIDYIKAWNDTAHVDSVITATWMNQRTTNMFADSTTWPGFVEANNQNVDPGFGPSIDSVMDNKPEFGVGFLEYFKAVRTAKISTEVWGYHLQHVMQGVNWIPQWPLPEAKDLKYTNATLLTASTDGKPIGDLNWFNMAISGVKNYSSVVPKHFTLYEAYPNPFNPSTNIKFDLPQSGNVTLKIYDIQGRLVTTILNNEFKISGTYEYKVDLNRMASGIYLYTLQQNGQMLTKKMALLK
- a CDS encoding N,N'-diacetylchitobiose phosphorylase is translated as MNYGYFDDLNREYVIERPDVPVSWTNYLGVEDFCTVISHNAGGYSFYKSPEHHRITRFRQNGIPLDRPGHYVYIRDDETGEYWSVSWQPVGKDLSKAKYTTRHGLSYSRFQSDYNGIESEQLLFVPLGDDVELWDVKIKNNGNNSRKLSVFTYLEFSFHHIEIDNQNLQMSLYASGSNYKDGIIEYDFFYEPWTYHFFASNFDPDGFDAVRDIFIGDYHTETNPAAVEEGFLRNSTELGNNHCASLHKKLTLEPGEETRLIFMLGVGSREENGYKIKEKYSDFNNVDNAFQKLKEYWDGKLSIFQVSTPHAGLNTMINIWTLYQAEVCVIWSRFASFVEVGGRTGLGYRDTSQDVMGVVHTNPVKTKERILQLLRGHTSMGYGLHLFDPNVFEPEEDKLPGVKLPTVVPTPSPQDIIHGIKDVCSDDALWLVASICEWIVETGDLDFFDYVVPFADKGEATVYEHLKKILDFSAEYTGKNGICQGLRADWNDCLNLGGGESAMVSFMHYWAINIFLVSAEKLGRQDDVQKYTEMAGKVKEACQRELWDGEWYLRGFTKKGIKIGTHKTGEGKIFLNSQSWAVYSEVADAERGMKCMDSVDKYLSSQYGLHLVWPAYSTPDDDIGYITRVYKGIKENGSIFSHPNPWAVIAECKLGRGSRAMKFYDAILPYNQNDIIEIRQAEPYSYCQFIMGRDHTAFGRARHPWLTGTAGWFYTAVTKYILGIRPSYYGLVIDPCIPKDWTGFEVKRKWRGALYNIKVLNPDGVEKGVKCISVNGEPIEGPVPVQAPGTENEVEVTMG